A section of the Phoenix dactylifera cultivar Barhee BC4 unplaced genomic scaffold, palm_55x_up_171113_PBpolish2nd_filt_p 001020F, whole genome shotgun sequence genome encodes:
- the LOC103718979 gene encoding LOW QUALITY PROTEIN: transcription initiation factor TFIID subunit 1 (The sequence of the model RefSeq protein was modified relative to this genomic sequence to represent the inferred CDS: deleted 1 base in 1 codon), whose product MSRDDNEDDDYEEFGGGNRFLGFMFGNVDNSGDLDIDYLDEDAKEHLAALADKLGPSLTDIDLIKSSPGAPDASEQDYDEKAEDAVDYEDIDEQYDGPEVQAGTEEDHLLPKKDFFSSNVSLASLSNKASVFDEENYDEDEETVKDNEVDGNDVDVQICPSADEQLELISSVEISPDDNLPSVASSEPEQMIPELEDFQEHAIDEQKQMESKSGTSLPILCIDNGVVILRFSEIFGVHEPKKQAERKDQHRHSVNKEWLKPLDVADIVEEDEEAFLRSTSQDLSTVKLFNSAIDDVEGNVKQEISGVAEQLKDSCLSAQPMKENITIDMFSGQRSPLCPNFYPLDQQDWEDAINWGNSPTASHGCSESCMLSELDVEVPNDAEFEEGSRCRNTEPDENDCNLPGDHILVEPFGSRNFLDSPCNQSAEKSYHPQLLRLECLSKKDGLYSEEVEAENGTAEVCKGDVLRRLIKLSLQNKELSEGSWLDQIIWDPDEAIPKPKLILDLQDDQMLFEVLDNKDGEHLRSHAGAMVITHSSKSSKEDSIDLHSQGSSASRFNISNDKYYSNRKSSQQAKSHAKKHAFLGIKVMHSVPALKLQTMKPKLSNKELANFHRPKALWYPHHNKVAAMIQGAPCTHGPMKIILMSMGGKGKGTKLTVNAEETLLSFKQRASKKLDFKLSEKVKVYYSGRELEEDMSLAEQQVRPNSVLQLVRTRIHVWPRAQKLPGENKPLRPPGAFKKKSELSVKDGHVFLMEYCEERPLLLGNVGMGARLCTYYQKTAPSDLTASSLRNGNEGLGTVLTLDPADRSPFLGDIGPGCSQSCLETNMYRAPVFPHKLSSTDYLLVRSAKGMLSLRRIDKLYVVGQQEPHMEVLSPGSKNVQTYLANRMIVHVYREFRANDKPDFLPYIRADELAALFPSLTDAFVRKRLKHCADLKKGKNGQLMWGRRRDFRIPSEEELRRMLTPENVCSYESMQAGLYRLKRLGISRLTQNVGLSSAMNQLPDEAISLAAASHIERELQITPWNLTSNFVACTNQGRENIERLEITGVGDPSGRGLGFSYVRVTPKAPISNAVVKKKAAAARGGPTVTGTDADLRRLSMDAAREVLLKFKVPEERIDKLTRWHRIAMVRKLSSEQAASGVKVDAMTLSKFARGQRMSFLQLQQQTREKCHEIWDRQVQSLSAADVDESDSDPEANSDLDSFAGDLENLLVAEECEDDDGTTDLRGDKADGVRGLKMRRCPSQAQTEEEIEDDEAEAVIIRRLLEDDGADIKKKRTKLNGVEVGHGSHLDPANAECTKKINTVVGQIVSTPNPDGSFTSKELMTQKPKEVEIFFAERSLSGKVKPKKGNGVNDDVSGLVNKKSASVKDGLKVFKEKKQHDKPVRENFVCGACGQLGHMRTNKNCPKYGEDAETSELESVSGKSNLPDAATQLQVKTPNKKLVPKMLAKVADAEVPESVERAGLKLPTKILPVKFKCGPAEKPCEKNLSGIHTSDKQIVDAEGANKPSGKINKIIISNKSNSGDVQNEIQKSSVLIRLPVDTEKEQSRKKIIIKQPKVNTNVEQVNSATDTGIDHDFRKIKKITELSSFEKKKNQESQWFTEETSKRNLIYDRRLWDEEEKRKNKERIVEEKTSRMLQEERRMQEEHRLFEARRYPEAFRREERTKKKKKKKKHDFRDEYLLDHRPYRNDRRIPERDRAAKRRPMADADQTEYAPLTKRRRGGEVELSNILESILDSLKETIEISYLFLKPVTKKEAPDYLDIIKRPMDLSTIREKVRNMEYKSREDFRHDVWQIAYNAHKYNDGRNPGIPPLADQLLELCDYHLEQKHHMLSDAEAGIEFRDM is encoded by the exons ATTATGATGAGAAGGCTGAAGATGCTGTTGActatgaagatattgatgaacAATATGATGGGCCTGAGGTTCAGGCTGGCACAGAAGAAGACCATTTGCTGCCAAAGaaagatttcttttcttccaatgTGTCACTGGCTTCTTTAAGCAATAAAGCTTCTGTTTTTGATGAGGAAAATTATGATGAGGATGAAGAAACTGTGAAGGACAATGAGGTGGATGGAAATGATGTTGATGTCCAAATTTGTCCATCTGCAG atGAACAATTGGAATTAATATCTTCAGTAGAGATTTCTCCTGATGACAATTTGCCTTCTGTTGCATCATCAGAGCCAGAACAAATGATCCCTGAATTGGAGGATTTTCAG GAACATGCTATTGATGAACAAAAGCAAATGGAATCTAAAAGTGGAACTTCCCTTCCTATTTTGTGCATTGACAATGGTGTGGTGATTTTGAGGTTCTCAGAAATTTTTGGTGTACATGAGCCTAAAAAACAAGCAGAGCGGAAGGATCAACATAGACATTCAGTAAATAAAG AGTGGCTCAAACCCTTGGATGTCGCTGATATTgttgaagaagatgaggaggCCTTTCTGAGGAGCACTTCTCAAGATTTATCTACTGTTAAGCTTTTCAACTCTGCTATAGATGATGTTGAAGGCAATGTGAAACAAGAAATATCTGGTGTCGCTGAGCAGTTGAAAGATTCTTGTCTTTCCGCTCAGCCAATGAAGGAAAATATAACCATTGATATGTTTTCAGGTCAAAGGTCTCCACTGTGTCCTAATTTTTATCCCCTTGATCAGCAAGACTGGGAGGATGCAATTAACTGGGGAAATTCACCCACTGCAAGTCATGGTTGTTCAGAGAGTTGTATGCTGTCTGAACTTGATGTCGAAGTGCCTAATGATGCTGAATTTGAAGAAGGGTCACGCTGTAGAAACACTGAGCCTGATGAGAATGATTGTAATTTACCGGGTGATCATATTTTGGTAGAGCCATTTGGTTCCAGAAATTTTTTAGATTCACCATGCAATCAGTCAGCAGAAAAGAGTTATCATCCTCAATTACTTAGGTTGGAGTGTCTTTCCAAAAAGGATGGTTTGTATTCTGAAGAAGTCGAGGCTGAGAATGGGACAGCAGAAGTTTGCAAAGGTGATGTTTTACGGCGTCTTATCAAACTTTCTTTGCAGAATAAGGAATTGTCAGAAGGGTCTTGGTTGGATCAGATTATTTGGGATCCAGATGAAGCTATTCCAAAGCCAAAGCTGATCCTTGACCTACAAGATGATCAAATGCTCTTTGAGGTTTTAGATAACAAGGATGGCGAGCACCTTCGCTCTCATGCAGGTGCTATGGTGATAACTCATTCATCAAAATCTTCCAAGGAAGACTCTATTGATCTTCATAGCCAAGGATCATCTGCCAGTCGATTTAACATCTCTAATGACAAATATTATTCCAATCGAAAATCCTCCCAGCAAGCCAAATCCCATGCTAAAAAGCATGCTTTTCTTGGTATAAAAGTCATGCATTCTGTACCTGCTTTAAAACTGCAAACCATGAAGCCAAAGTTGAGCAA TAAGGAACTTGCCAATTTTCATAGACCCAAAGCCTTATGGTACCCTCATCACAACAAAGTTGCTGCTATGATACAAGGAGCACCTTGCACCCATGGACCcatgaaaattattttaatgAGCATGGGAGGGAAAGGAAAGGGAACTAAGCTTACTGTCAATGCTGAGGAAACTTTGTTGTCTTTCAAACAGCGGGCATCTAAGAAGTTAG ATTTCAAGCTATCAGAGAAAGTTAAAGTATATTATTCTGGAAGAGAGCTTGAGGAAGACATGTCTCTGGCAGAACAACAAGTGCGACCAAATTCTGTGCTTCAACTTGTGCGTACAAGAATCCATGTGTGGCCACGGGCCCAAAAATTGCCTGGTGAGAATAAGCCTCTGCGGCCTCCTGGGGCATTTAAGAAGAAATCTGAGCTATCTGTTAAAGATGGACATGTGTTTCTCATGGA GTACTGTGAGGAGAGACCTTTGCTTCTAGGAAATGTTGGGATGGGGGCTAGACTATGTACTTATTACCAGAaaactgcacccagtgacctaaCTGCTTCATCACTACGAAATGGCAATGAGGGACTGGGGACCGTGCTTACACTTGATCCTGCTGACAGATCTCCTTTTCTTGGAGATATAGGTCCTGGTTGCAGCCAGTCATGTCTTGAAACAAACATGTACCGTGCACCTGTATTTCCTCACAAGTTGTCTTCTACCGACTATCTTTTGGTTCGTTCAGCAAAAGGGATGCTTTCCCTTCGTCGCATTGACAAATTATATGTTGTTGGACAGCAA GAGCCTCACATGGAAGTACTTTCCCCTGGATCAAAAAATGTGCAGACATATCTTGCTAACAGGATGATAGTACATGTGTACCGCGAGTTTCGTGCTAATGACAAGCCTGACTTTCTTCCTTATATTCGAGCAGATGAGTTGGCTGCTCTGTTTCCAAGCCTAACAGATGCCTTTGTACGCAAACGCTTAAAACATTGTGCAGATTTAAAG AAAGGGAAAAATGGACAGTTAATGTGGGGAAGAAGACGTGATTTTCGCATTCCATCGGAGGAAGAATTGAGAAGGATGTTGACACCAGAGAAT GTTTGCTCATATGAGAGTATGCAAGCTGGACTCTACCGGCTCAAACGATTGGGAATTAGTAGGCTTACCCAAAATGTTGGTCTCTCTTCGGCAATGAATCAGCTTCCTGATGAAGCTATTTCTTTAGCTGCTGCATCGCACATTGAGAGGGAATTGCAGATAACTCCATGGAATCTTACAAGCAATTTTGTTGCTTGTACAAATCAG GGTCGAGAAAATATTGAGCGCTTGGAAATTACGGGTGTTGGTGATCCATCGGGTCGTGGACTGGGATTTAGCTATGTCCGTGTAACCCCCAAGGCTCCTATTTCAAATGCAGTGGTGAAAAAGAAAGCAGCTGCTGCACGGGGGGGTCCGACCGTCACTGGAACTGATGCTGATCTCCGCAGATTAAGCATGGATGCGGCACGTGAG GTTCTCTTAAAGTTCAAAGTTCCAGAAGAGCGAATTGATAAGTTAACTAGGTGGCATCGGATCGCTATGGTACGCAAGCTTTCAAGTGAGCAAGCTGCATCAGGAGTTAAAGTTGATGCAATGACCCTCAGTAAGTTTGCACGTGGCCAGAGGATGTCCTTTCTTCAGCTTCAACAGCAAACTAGGGAAAAATGCCACGAAATTTGGGAtcgacaagttcagagtctttCGGCTGCTGATGTTGATGAAAGTGATAGTGACCCAGAAGCAAATAGCGATCTTGATTCATTTGCTGGGGATCTTGAGAATTTGCTAGTTGCAGAAGAGTGTGAAGATGATGATGGCACCACAGATTTGAGAGGTGATAAAGCTGATGGTGTTAGAGGTCTTAAAATGAGAAGATGTCCATCTCAAGCTCAAACTGAAGAGGAAATTGAAGACGATGAGGCAGAAGCTGTCATTATACGCCGATTGCTTGAAG ATGATGGGGCTGatataaagaagaagagaactaAACTCAATGGAGTAGAAGTAGGTCATGGTTCTCATTTAGATCCTGCAAATGCTGAGTGTACCAAGAAAATCAACACTGTGGTTGGACAAATTGTTAGCACCCCAAATCCTGATGGTTCATTTACCTCAAAGGAGTTGATGACACAAAAACCTAAGGAG gttgaaattttttttgctgaaaggaGTCTGTCTGGGAAGGTAAAACCTAAAAAGGGTAATGGAGTGAATGATGACGTATCTGGATTAGTAAATAAGAAAAGTGCTTCAGTTAAAGATGGACTTAAG GTTTTCAAGGAAAAGAAACAGCATGACAAACCAGTGAGAGAAAATTTTGTGTGTGGAGCATGTGGGCAG CTTGGACACATGCGGACCAACAAGAACTGCCCTAAATATGGAGAAGATGCAGAAACTTCAGAACTAGAAAGTGTGTCAGGAAAATCTAATCTTCCTGATGCTGCAACTCAGCTCCAAGTGAAAACTCCAAACAAGAAGTTGGTGCCTAAAATGCTTGCAAAAGTGGCAGATGCAGAAGTACCAGAAAGTGTTGAAAGGGCAGGACTGAAGTTGCCGACAAAGATTCTCCCGGTGAAGTTCAAATGCGGCCCAGCTGAAAAGCCTTGTGAGAAAAACTTGTCAGGGATTCATACTTCTGATAAACAGATTGTAGATGCAGAGGGGGCGAATAAACCATCAGGAAAgatcaataaaataataatatctaaTAAGTCGAATTCTGGTGATGTTCAGAATGAAATTCAGAAATCCTCTGTTCTTATACGCCTTCCTGTTGACACAGAAAAAGAACAATCACGCAAGAAAATCATCATCAAACAGCCGAAAGTTAATACTAACGTGGAGCAAGTTAATTCTGCCACTGACACTGGAATTGATCACGAtttcagaaaaataaagaaaattactGAGTTATCGAGttttgagaagaagaaaaatcagGAGAGCCAGTGGTTCACCGAAGAGACAAGTAAGAGAAATCTCATCTATGACAGGAGATTATGGGatgaggaagagaaaagaaaaaac aagGAGAGGATAGTGGAAGAGAAAACTAGTAGGATGCTTCAGGAGGAAAGAAGGATGCAAGAAGAACACAGATTATTTGAGGCCAGAAGATATCCAGAAGCATTCAGGAGGGAGGaaaggacaaagaagaagaagaaaaagaaaaaacatgatTTCAGAGATGAATACTTACTGGATCATAGGCCATACAGAAACGACAGAAGGATACCTGAAAGGGATCGAGCTGCAAAGAGGCGACCGATGGCCGATGCTGATCAGACAGAATATGCACCATTAACAAAGCGTCGTAGGGGAGGAGAG GTTGAGTTATCtaacatattggagagcatacTCGATAGCTTGAAGGAAACTATCGAAATATCGTATCTTTTTCTCAAACCGGTAACGAAGAAAGAAGCCCCTGACTACCTTGACATCATAAAGCGCCCAATGGACCTCTCCACGATCAGAGAGAAGGTAAGAAACATGGAGTACAAGAGCCGGGAGGACTTCAGGCATGATGTTTGGCAGATCGCTTATAATGCCCACAAGTACAATGATGGTCGAAACCCAGGCATTCCTCCACTTGCTGACCAGCTCTTGGAACTCTGCGATTACCACCTGGAACAGAAGCATCACATGTTAAGCGATGCTGAGGCTGGAATTGAGTTCAGGGATATGTAG